Proteins co-encoded in one Ziziphus jujuba cultivar Dongzao chromosome 9, ASM3175591v1 genomic window:
- the LOC107427792 gene encoding probable plastid-lipid-associated protein 4, chloroplastic, translating into MALSPSYSPAFLSTSHSSSSSLKLVQFHNPLIHSYFPEKPTSAIPIHTLPTSTSTSASNQKWRARVSFFPAFLNRAKVAESLKEQLLEAIAPLDRGAEATPEDQQRVDQIARKLEAVNQIKEPLKSDLLNGKWELIYTTSTSILQTQRPKFLRSTANYQAINLDTLRAQNMESWPFFNQITANLVPLNSRRVAVKFDFFKIASLIPIKSPGSGRGQLEITYLDEELRISRGNRGNLFILKMVNPSYRIPN; encoded by the exons ATGGCCCTATCTCCATCATATTCTCCTGCATTCCTCTCCACCAGtcattcatcatcatcatctctgAAACTTGTCCAATTTCATAATCCCTTAATCCACTCTTACTTCCCAGAAAAACCCACTTCCGCCATCCCCATCCACACACTCCCAACCAGTACTAGTACTTCAGCTTCTAATCAAAAGTGGAGAGCCAGAGTTTCATTCTTTCCTGCCTTCTTGAACAGAGCCAAAGTTGCTGAATCTCTCAAGGAACAGCTTCTTGAGGCCATCGCGCCTCTTGATAGAGGCGCGGAAGCCACACCAGAAGACCAGCAGAGAGTTGATCAG ATAGCACGCAAACTTGAAGCAGTAAATCAAATCAAGGAGCCACTAAAATCTGATTTACTGAACGGAAAATGGGAGCTCATATACACCACTTCAACATCAATTTTGCAAACCCAG AGACCCAAATTTTTGAGATCAACTGCAAACTACCAAGCTATTAATCTTGATACACTTAGGGCACAAAATATGGAATCTTGGCCATTTTTCAATCAG ATCACAGCTAATCTGGTACCTTTAAACTCAAGAAGGGTGGCTGTTAAGTTCGATTTCTTCAAGATTGCTAGTCTG ATACCTATTAAATCTCCTGGAAGTGGTCGTGGTCAATTGGAAATCACTTACTTGGATGAGGAATTAAG GATATCAAGAGGTAATAGAgggaatttatttatattgaaaatggtGAATCCATCCTATAGGATCCCGAATTAG
- the LOC107427791 gene encoding uncharacterized protein LOC107427791 isoform X1, translated as MYVFLGCQSSSDTSFSGIVSLANPHNSAPKVWQLSTGDHRNRQLSVFFKALSEAAQGLSFYTTNEQLKKLFSPFGAVTEARLVRDPKTQRPKGFGFVTFDSEVEARNALKALNGRIVDGRLIFVEVARSMQHGEDATS; from the exons atgtatgtatttttagGTTGTCAGTCCTCATCTGACACCAGCTTCAGTGGTATCGTGTCGCTTGCAAACCCTCACAACTCCGCCCCCAAAGTTTGGCAGCTCTCCACCGGCGACCACAGAAATCGGCAACTATCTGTATTCTTCAAGGCACTAAGCGAGGCAGCTCA aGGATTATCATTTTACACCACAAATGAACAGCTCAAGAAATTGTTCTCTCCATTTGGGGCTGTTACAGAAG CAAGGTTAGTTAGGGATCCTAAAACTCAAAGACCCAAAGGTTTTGGTTTCGTTACCTTCGATTCAGAAGTTGAAGCTCGTAATGCTTTGAAGGCCTTGAATGGCAGG ATAGTTGATGGAAGGCTAATTTTTGTTGAAGTTGCAAGAAGCATGCAACATGGAGAGGATGCTACCTCTTGA
- the LOC107427791 gene encoding small RNA-binding protein 11, chloroplastic isoform X2 encodes MAKRLSSQLFVSRLSFYTTNEQLKKLFSPFGAVTEARLVRDPKTQRPKGFGFVTFDSEVEARNALKALNGRIVDGRLIFVEVARSMQHGEDATS; translated from the exons ATGGCTAAGAGATTGAGCTCGCAGCTCTTTGTCAGCA GATTATCATTTTACACCACAAATGAACAGCTCAAGAAATTGTTCTCTCCATTTGGGGCTGTTACAGAAG CAAGGTTAGTTAGGGATCCTAAAACTCAAAGACCCAAAGGTTTTGGTTTCGTTACCTTCGATTCAGAAGTTGAAGCTCGTAATGCTTTGAAGGCCTTGAATGGCAGG ATAGTTGATGGAAGGCTAATTTTTGTTGAAGTTGCAAGAAGCATGCAACATGGAGAGGATGCTACCTCTTGA